In a genomic window of Ipomoea triloba cultivar NCNSP0323 chromosome 3, ASM357664v1:
- the LOC116013612 gene encoding uncharacterized protein LOC116013612 isoform X2 yields MYAENGLMFPYWPSFPQEAQQLEDLYCSQRPNASLTASSISDYDLGGEGDLFKAPEPIIEEPLLDLDPMTAAISLISCGDDVISPQGLEISDIQSSFENGQLLSEVFYECKKDLLAKDGIEAPLSEDLDVKILIAETDEKMASEVHLDSQGSLQKSVSSESLNTMDWAQGAPLRPNFFDFPGMDFGAAAYGMRRSLSDGDIKLRVNSFYETSCCISWFRDEVCKLRNV; encoded by the exons ATGTATGCTGAGAATGGGCTAATGTTCCCTTACTGGCCGAGCTTTCCTCAAGAAGCTCAGCAACTTGAAGACTTGTATTGCTCTCAGAGACCCAATGCCTCATTG ACGGCATCGTCTATATCAGATTATGACCTTGGAGGAGAAGGGGATCTGTTCAAGGCTCCAGAACCAATTATCGAAGAACCATTGCTGGATCTTGATCCAATGACAGCTGCTATCTCATTGATATCTTGCGGAGATGATGTCATCTCTCCCCAAGGCCTCGAGATTTCCGATATTCAATCATCGTTTGAGAACGGGCAGCTCCTCAGTGAGGTTTTCTATGAGTGCAAGAAAGATCTTTTGGCAAAAGACGGGATAGAAGCGCCACTCTCTGAAGATCTTGATGTCAAGATTCTCATTGCCGAGACAGATGAAAAGATGGCATCAGAGGTGCATTTGGATTCTCAGGGGTCACTTCAGAAAAGTGTTAGTTCGGAGTCTCTAAACACCATGGACTGGGCACAAGGTGCTCCATTGAGGCCAAATTTTTTCGACTTCCCAGGAATGGACTTTGGCGCTGCTGCTTATGGGATGAGAAGATCACTCAGTGATGGAGACATAAAG CTGCGAGTAAATTCCTTCTATGAGACCTCCTGCTGCATTTCTTGGTTCCGTGATGAAGTCTGCAAACTGAGAAATGTATAG
- the LOC116013071 gene encoding serine/threonine-protein kinase CTR1-like produces the protein MVKFKEFIASLGLDYKGTETIRRAQLVGNYCRFPYDLMMTLILKMQNPLIVEYKDSWVEKSRKKDQKTTKKRFFGEVFHGIWNGTKVVGEVFHGIWNGTKVVIKVFLLQDLTVENMEDFCSEISILSECLFPFLGVCTKLPYLSMVTEYMEMGSLYYLIHLSGEKKLLSWRRRLRMLCDICSHTSLLEKDEVDPKQIGRLEVGSETFIDKSKSIKTFLIQIFEAEGCMSYSEESKNEDISFSINTYALQAP, from the exons ATGGTTAAGTTCAAGGAGTTCATCGCTAGTCTTGGACTTGACTATAAAGGGACCGAGACGATTCGAAGGGCACAACTCGTCGGAAACTATTGCCGTTTCCCTTATGATCTCATG ATGACACTGATTTTGAAAATGCAAAATCCATTGATTGTGGAGTATAAGGACTCCTGGGTGGAGAAG AGCAGGAAGAAGGATCAGAAGACCACCAAGAAGA GATTCTTTGGAGAAGTTTTTCATGGCATTTGGAATGGAACAAAAGTTGTAGGAGAAGTTTTTCATGGCATTTGGAATGGAACAAAAGTTGTAATCAAAGTTTTCTTGTTGCAAGATTTGACTGTTGAAAACATGGAGGATTTCTGCAGTGAAATTTCCATCCTAAG CGAATGTCTTTTCCCATTTCTCGGTGTTTGCACAAAGCTGCCATATCTGTCCATGGTTACTGAGTACATGGAGATGGGATCACTTTactatttgattcatttaagTGGTGAAAAGAAGCTGCTCAGCTGGCGGAGGAGACTTAGGATGCTATGTGATATATGCAG TCATACTTCACTTCTTGAGAAGGATGAGGTTGATCCAAAGCAAATTGGTAGACTGGAAGTTGGAAGCGAAACCTTTATAGACAAAAGCAAATCAATCAAGACATTCCTGATACAAATATTTGAG GCTGAAGGTTGTATGAGCTATTCAGAGGAAAGCAAAAATGAAGATATTAGCTTTTCAATCAATACATACGCTCTCCAAGCTCCTTAG